One genomic region from Listeria monocytogenes encodes:
- a CDS encoding ABC transporter ATP-binding protein has translation MKPALELKNVSFSRKRDFEMKNVSASIPEGKITTLIGPNGSGKSTMLRLMMRLLTPDSGEILLNEKNITEIPSKDLAKKMTMLSQAPEGLVDVMVHDLVAYGRLPHRSWLSTLQEEDEAVIHWAIKVCNLEELAYRPLHSLSGGERQRAWLAMALAQKTPILLLDEPTTYLDIAHQLELLDLLVHLNKEYNLTIVLVLHDLNQAAIYSDHVFVCENGQLVKDGSPREVFTTELLRDVFHITADITEKDGKQHIHPLASTRFEY, from the coding sequence ATGAAACCTGCATTAGAACTAAAAAATGTTTCTTTCTCACGTAAAAGAGATTTCGAAATGAAAAATGTGAGCGCGAGCATTCCAGAAGGGAAAATCACTACGCTTATCGGTCCAAACGGCTCGGGAAAATCGACTATGTTGCGTTTGATGATGCGTCTTTTGACACCGGATAGCGGAGAGATTCTCTTAAATGAAAAAAATATTACTGAAATCCCATCTAAAGATTTAGCGAAGAAAATGACGATGCTATCACAAGCTCCAGAAGGTTTGGTAGATGTGATGGTACATGATTTAGTGGCGTATGGCCGCTTGCCGCACCGAAGCTGGCTCTCCACTTTGCAAGAAGAGGATGAGGCGGTCATTCACTGGGCTATTAAAGTATGCAATTTAGAAGAATTGGCTTATCGCCCACTGCATTCGTTATCAGGCGGGGAACGACAACGCGCTTGGCTCGCCATGGCTCTTGCACAAAAAACACCTATTTTATTACTAGATGAGCCCACGACTTATTTAGATATTGCGCATCAACTGGAGCTTTTAGATTTACTCGTGCATTTAAATAAAGAATATAATTTAACCATCGTGCTCGTTTTACATGATTTAAATCAGGCAGCAATATACAGTGACCATGTTTTTGTATGCGAAAATGGACAATTAGTCAAAGACGGCTCGCCTAGAGAAGTTTTCACGACAGAGCTTCTTCGCGATGTTTTTCATATTACGGCGGATATTACCGAAAAAGACGGAAAGCAGCATATTCATCCACTTGCTTCGACTCGTTTT
- a CDS encoding FecCD family ABC transporter permease encodes MTTVKAHDPRRKRRRITFIVVIILLILAFFYGLTTGSVKITYSDAWQTLTGGGSDLANQLIWNLRLPRLLIAFLVGAALAIAGCLLQGVMRNPLADPGVIGVSAGGGFVAILMTLAFPALASFVPIGAFLGAFGTAILIYLLAWDRGVSPLRVILSGVAINAFIGAMTSGVMVLYSNRVQSVISWMTGTLSGKSWYHLDMIWPYMLVGFVLSGFAIRSSNVLLLGDDAAKLLGFSVERHRFFIIMLAAFLSGVAVSVAGLIGFVGLVVPHIFRLIIGNDYKYLLPLSALGGALLVGFADTAARSWFGSIELPVGILLAMIGAPFFLFLLQRGRVAS; translated from the coding sequence ATGACAACTGTGAAGGCGCATGATCCGCGGCGAAAACGTAGACGGATAACTTTTATTGTAGTAATCATTTTACTTATTTTAGCTTTTTTCTACGGACTGACAACTGGGTCCGTGAAAATTACATATAGTGACGCTTGGCAGACGCTAACTGGCGGGGGAAGCGACCTAGCGAACCAATTGATTTGGAACTTGCGCTTGCCTCGGTTATTAATTGCTTTCTTAGTAGGAGCGGCGCTGGCGATTGCTGGATGCTTGCTGCAAGGTGTGATGCGGAATCCATTAGCTGACCCAGGAGTAATTGGGGTTTCAGCGGGTGGTGGTTTTGTTGCCATTTTAATGACATTAGCATTTCCTGCGTTAGCTTCCTTTGTGCCGATTGGTGCGTTTTTAGGGGCGTTTGGAACAGCTATTTTGATTTATTTGCTTGCATGGGATCGCGGTGTTTCGCCTTTACGCGTAATTTTGTCGGGGGTAGCGATTAATGCGTTTATTGGAGCGATGACTTCTGGCGTAATGGTGCTTTATAGCAACCGGGTCCAAAGTGTCATTTCTTGGATGACAGGAACGCTCTCCGGGAAAAGTTGGTATCATTTGGATATGATTTGGCCGTATATGCTGGTCGGGTTTGTTTTAAGTGGTTTTGCGATTCGTTCTTCTAATGTATTGCTACTTGGGGACGATGCGGCGAAATTACTTGGCTTTTCTGTTGAACGGCATCGCTTTTTCATTATTATGTTGGCGGCCTTTCTCAGTGGTGTTGCGGTTAGTGTAGCTGGACTTATTGGCTTTGTTGGACTTGTCGTGCCACATATTTTCCGTTTGATCATTGGAAATGACTATAAATATTTACTACCATTATCCGCACTCGGCGGGGCTTTATTAGTTGGCTTTGCTGATACAGCAGCTAGAAGTTGGTTCGGATCCATCGAGCTTCCAGTTGGAATCCTTCTTGCAATGATTGGTGCACCATTCTTCTTATTCTTACTTCAAAGAGGGAGGGTTGCTTCATGA